From the genome of Laspinema palackyanum D2c:
CATCGGGTTGGACTGTAGTCGCCATTGCTTTGAGGACTGCTTCATTGACGAGTTCACACCGGGGCGATCGCTGGGTCACGGTTTCCCATAATTCAGGATACCGCCCTTGCCACTCCGGGGTAAAACAGACCACCTCTAGGGGATAATTCACCCCACAGGCTTCCTCCAGTAGATGCGTCCCTTCCAACAAAAACAGTTGCTGGCGATCGCGTTCCTTTGCCGCGTGCAACTTCCGCATCTGCTTGACCAGAGGATTCTGAAGGCTCGTCAACATTGGGGTATTAAATGGAGTGTAGATGCGGAACCCGGGACTTGAACCCGGAAGTCCTTGCGGACACTAGAACCTGAATCTAGCGCGTCTACCAATTCCGCCAGTTCCGCGAAAAAGCAGTTTTGCACTGCGATTTACCATAGTGCCTCAGTTCCTCCTAGATGTCAAGGGGTCAATTTAAAAAAGTTTTTTCCCAATTACGTCATCTACCTACTACACTTTTGAGGAATGTCCAGTTAAGGTACACCAGTAGACACCCGCTAGAATAGTTTTCCCAAATGATGCGGACCGTGAGGAGGTCCTCGCCGTGAAATCCGCATCACGGGACACAAACTAGCTGACGGTAAGATTCTATTGGTATCAGGGGTTACCGGAATAGATTTTTTTAGGTATAAATCTGGACATCTAAAATATTTCCGGTAGAATCAAAACCAAATCGAAAGGTGTACCACATCCACTGATTCTGGAGGATAGACCTATTACTGCCTCTCTCGGTTCGCTCAACATCACCAACTCTCACGAAGCTGATCCCTCGGTCCTGCACATTTGGGGAGGCCATCCCCTGCAAGGAGAAGTCAAAATCAGCGGGGCCAAAAATGCCGCATTAGTCATCATGGCCGGGTCCCTGCTCTGTCCGGAACCCTGTCGGTTACGGAACGTGCCATCCCTGGTCGATGCCATTCGCATGGGTCAAGTGCTTTCGGCCCTCGGCGTCGATCTGCAATGGAACGGCGATGTCCTGGATATCAACGCTCGGGATATCACGACTTCGGAAGCCCCTTATGAATTAGTCAGCCAACTGCGGGCGAGTTTCTTTGCCATTGGACCGATACTGGCTCGATTGGGAGAAGCCCATGTTCCCCTTCCCGGGGGCTGTGCGATCGGGGCTAGACCTGTAGATATCCACGTTCGGGGCCTGCAAGCCCTCGGTGCTAATGTCTATATCGAGCATGGTATGGTTCATGCGTCCGTTCCTGGACGCGATCGCCGCTTAAAAGGCGCTAAATTTTATCTCGACTATCCCAGCGTCGGTGCCACCGAAACCCTGATGATGGCGGCTACCCTCGCTGATGGAGAAACCATCCTGGATAATGTCGCCCAAGAACCAGAAGTCATCGATTTGGCTAACTTCTGTAACGCTCTAGGCGCAAAAATTCGCGGTGCGGGGACCAAAACCATTGTCATTGAAGGGGTTCCCCGGCTGCATACGGCTGACTATCCCATCATTCCCGATCGCATTGAAGCCGGAACCTTCTTAGTCGCTGGCGCAATTTCTCGCTCGGATATCAGTCTCTATCCCGTGATCAGTGACCATCTGACTCCGGTAATTTCCAAACTAAAGCAAACCGGCGCTCAAATCATTGCTGAAGGCCCCGATCGCCTCCGGGTGATTGGACCGGATATCATTCAGGCCACGGATATCGAAACCTTGCCCTATCCGGGATTTCCCACGGATATGCAGGCTCAATTTATGGCCTTGCTAACGGTGAGTAATGGCGATAGCCTGATTAGCGAAACCGTCTTTGAAAATCGCCTGCGCCATGTGGCTGAGTTAAATCGCATGGGAGCAGATATTCGCGTCAAAGGCCATACGGCGATCGTGCGGGGTGTCCCCCATCTGACCGGTGCTCCGGTCATGGCAACAGACCTTCGCGCCTCGGCAGCCTTGGCGATCGCGGCGATCGCAGCTCAGGGTAAAACCACCATTCAAGGGTTGCAGCACCTGGATCGCGGCTACGAAAACCTCGACCTCAAACTCCAACAGCTCGGGGTTCGGATCAAGCGCGAACCGGCTCCTCCTGAGAGCGAAGCTAACTCAACCGCCATCCAATCTTCTCAATCCGCACTAAAATGAAAGGGCATAGAGGT
Proteins encoded in this window:
- the murA gene encoding UDP-N-acetylglucosamine 1-carboxyvinyltransferase, with protein sequence MTASLGSLNITNSHEADPSVLHIWGGHPLQGEVKISGAKNAALVIMAGSLLCPEPCRLRNVPSLVDAIRMGQVLSALGVDLQWNGDVLDINARDITTSEAPYELVSQLRASFFAIGPILARLGEAHVPLPGGCAIGARPVDIHVRGLQALGANVYIEHGMVHASVPGRDRRLKGAKFYLDYPSVGATETLMMAATLADGETILDNVAQEPEVIDLANFCNALGAKIRGAGTKTIVIEGVPRLHTADYPIIPDRIEAGTFLVAGAISRSDISLYPVISDHLTPVISKLKQTGAQIIAEGPDRLRVIGPDIIQATDIETLPYPGFPTDMQAQFMALLTVSNGDSLISETVFENRLRHVAELNRMGADIRVKGHTAIVRGVPHLTGAPVMATDLRASAALAIAAIAAQGKTTIQGLQHLDRGYENLDLKLQQLGVRIKREPAPPESEANSTAIQSSQSALK